The segment CAGAACGAGCGGCAGCCCACGCCACATGACGTATTACTCGTCGCTGACCGAGTAGCGTACGCGTCCCAGGGCCGAGGAGCCCGGACCGGTCAGTTCGGCATGGTTCTCGAGGTAGCGGGCAAACCGCGGATCCAGGGAGTCGCCACCCTCTGTCTGTGCCGAGTCATCGGCACCGGCGCGGGAGCTGGCCGTCTGCACATCACCCGTAGCCGCCGGGGTACCGCTTTCCACGGCCACCGGGGTCGCATCCTGACCGGGTTGATCCCCCAGCATCTGCATGCCAACCAGCGTGACCATCGCCACGGCCGCGGCCACTCCGGTGCCGGCGACGGGCTTCAGCCAGCGCGGCGACTCGCGTCGGGGTACGCCCT is part of the Thioalkalivibrio sp. K90mix genome and harbors:
- a CDS encoding sigma-E factor negative regulatory protein, whose product is MKEQVTKNERLSALVDGETDDFETRRLIDELVKSEEDRNQWERYHLIGDSLRGGLRNTAPAHFMDDIRTALADEPVLQGVPRRESPRWLKPVAGTGVAAAVAMVTLVGMQMLGDQPGQDATPVAVESGTPAATGDVQTASSRAGADDSAQTEGGDSLDPRFARYLENHAELTGPGSSALGRVRYSVSDE